A window from Sinanaerobacter sp. ZZT-01 encodes these proteins:
- a CDS encoding non-ribosomal peptide synthetase, with translation MEFQKGKELIEYFMDQGIQLWTEEGKLRYKAPLSSLSEETLQILKDNKAILVDYMTASEEEQVKSDPESKYDPFPMTDIQTAYVLGRKDTFQYGGVACHVYLELLYESLEEERVQAAWQTLIERHDMLHAVMYENGYQAILEDIPEIRVNCYDMRDDEEKLVRLREDMGHRMYPLGNWPMFEIAVSKHSHEDILHFSMEFLLADWVSIWSLFAEFEKIYFNKEEVNPEIRVTFRDCVLGEKRIKNGDSYLRDRKYWLEQLERFPSAPQLPLKRNLSESIRPKFERYMLRLNPDRWNSLKANAQVVGVTPTVSVLTAYADALARWSLNRDFCINMTVLNRMPIFKDINRVVGDFTSLNLLPVYYNREDNFVQRAKNINSRLFNDLDHRLYSGVEMIRELVKIHGRELSLMPIVFTSAIGLVDSNNQLIGQFGDYGITQTPQVFIDCQAMDGYFGLQVNWDVRKGIFPDGLISDLFCAFEQQLNLLAEQCENWKNPLHVSLPDWQKSEREHANATEALLPNGVLHEKFLEMVKKYPKHTAVADAHGELSYEELDQLARQVAEEIIRSGGRQQDNIAVIMEKCRYQAAGVLGVLYMGGVYVPIDAKQAQIRRNKILENVKSEIILTTSDLKTAFDEKLSVIEVDQLNLSETDFVPRLTGASKPAYIIYTSGSTGEPKGVVISHAAARNTIEDINARYQIGHNDAVFGISQLNFDLSVYDLFGLLSAGGTVVYPDAARYMDPEHWSELIKKYRVSIWNSVPALMQMFLTYLKSYQEEDIPLRIALLSGDWIPLELPEQLLKEIPELRLVSLGGATEASIWSNYHEYQEVQKDWVSIPYGRPLSNQKYYILDAEFQDCPVWKAGALYIAGSGLAECYFGDSELTDEKFVRHPHTGERIYCTGDMARYLPGGEIEFLGRKDTQIKIRGNRIELGEIEHVLSHAPSVQSAVACVNQNKNEILALAEIRQDGNYDKKKSSEDFLMLTKDIEISAIKENQELYGKNFDKALQSRNTAAAYAMCRAIEESGYFATDALEHIDEKYHWIVRHWAAHLQKQGYFNQQADGLRDGLDISRNAVAKKWSEAYRAWDTALGSKDIIDYIKLNADNLTEILSGKADPVGFLYSNGEDRFVEALYINNSMAAYLNRCIEETLRKIVSKASGRKLRVLEIGAGSGATTEYVLRALEGAEFEYYFTDVTKYFFPAAKERFINPNIKFCLLDIDDDMKMQGFASNYFDIIVGAYVMNNAKDIKKSLKQIEELIAPKGYFLFSEPVQEETWLLASQALMMNQPQDDLRNKSLFSSVEDWIRLLGEDSPVKVVPKDGSELQKLSVSLFIKQYKTDQCIVDENELKSYLSLHLPEYMMPSHIIFTNRFPLTSNGKVDRKQALKWAEVFTNSHEADVGEDASMQLENKLEEQVAQIWKGQLNIDKIGKNQNFYDFGADSLIMAQAATKIRNVLKLDIPFDSILRQMLNYPTVKDTAQFISHEKKKDKSEVDEKEDFNDNHSFAYIQNYGRDSGEQRARILIHGVLGSVDIFRHLGPALAEQKQGNVFAIGIADIEQYCKLQADEAVEFLADQYTELLCDMKVKHVQIIGYSFSGVVAVELAKRLLERGIEVDDVSIVDGGTMPIQLQEELLYELLFLDNIHVTLKDLGFGSQALLEKAFMQIEQSKNKTLALVDMNLSDGDRERIEELRLASQPDRFELYAQISRENSGMLIEPKVMTTLFHTFKQSFQALQFVPEAYFGDIHYYASKDRRGVFQHLDMLLDYWENVCLGEFSRTEIDGNHYTCLENKENAIRLASMLKEALLNA, from the coding sequence ATGGAATTTCAAAAGGGAAAAGAATTAATTGAATATTTTATGGATCAAGGAATCCAACTGTGGACAGAAGAAGGAAAATTGCGCTATAAAGCGCCTTTATCTTCCCTGTCTGAGGAAACATTGCAGATACTCAAAGATAACAAAGCAATACTTGTTGATTACATGACGGCAAGTGAGGAGGAGCAGGTGAAATCGGATCCGGAATCTAAGTATGATCCGTTTCCAATGACCGATATTCAGACCGCATATGTTTTGGGGCGGAAAGATACCTTCCAATATGGTGGGGTTGCCTGCCATGTTTACTTAGAGCTTTTGTATGAATCACTTGAGGAAGAAAGGGTGCAAGCTGCTTGGCAAACCTTGATTGAACGTCACGACATGCTTCATGCAGTAATGTATGAAAATGGATACCAAGCGATACTGGAGGATATTCCTGAAATCCGCGTGAATTGCTACGATATGAGAGATGATGAAGAAAAATTGGTGAGGCTGCGTGAGGATATGGGACACCGCATGTACCCGCTTGGAAATTGGCCTATGTTTGAAATTGCTGTATCCAAACATAGTCACGAAGATATTCTTCATTTCTCAATGGAGTTTCTTTTGGCTGATTGGGTCAGCATATGGTCCTTATTTGCTGAATTTGAAAAAATTTATTTTAATAAAGAAGAGGTGAATCCGGAAATACGTGTCACTTTCCGTGATTGTGTGTTAGGAGAAAAAAGAATCAAAAACGGAGATTCTTATCTAAGGGATAGAAAATATTGGTTGGAGCAGTTGGAACGATTTCCGTCTGCACCGCAGCTTCCCTTGAAACGTAATCTTTCAGAAAGCATTCGGCCGAAGTTTGAGAGGTATATGCTGCGTCTGAATCCGGATCGCTGGAATTCGTTGAAAGCAAACGCTCAGGTTGTGGGAGTTACGCCCACCGTTTCTGTACTTACGGCATACGCCGATGCACTCGCCCGTTGGAGTCTAAATCGGGACTTTTGCATAAATATGACGGTACTGAACAGGATGCCGATCTTTAAGGATATTAACCGCGTGGTTGGTGATTTCACATCGCTGAATTTATTGCCGGTTTATTATAACAGGGAAGATAATTTCGTCCAACGGGCAAAAAATATAAACAGCAGACTATTCAACGATTTGGATCATAGGCTTTATTCCGGCGTCGAGATGATTCGTGAATTGGTAAAAATTCATGGGCGTGAACTGTCACTTATGCCGATTGTATTTACAAGTGCAATCGGATTGGTAGATTCAAATAATCAATTGATTGGACAGTTTGGAGATTATGGGATTACGCAGACACCGCAGGTCTTTATTGATTGCCAGGCGATGGACGGTTATTTCGGACTACAGGTAAACTGGGACGTTCGGAAAGGAATTTTTCCCGACGGGTTGATCTCCGATCTGTTCTGCGCATTTGAACAGCAGCTGAATCTACTGGCTGAGCAGTGTGAGAATTGGAAGAATCCTCTGCATGTGAGCCTGCCGGATTGGCAAAAAAGCGAAAGAGAACATGCGAATGCGACAGAGGCTCTCTTGCCAAATGGCGTACTACATGAAAAATTTCTTGAAATGGTGAAAAAGTATCCAAAACATACGGCAGTTGCTGATGCACATGGGGAATTGTCTTATGAAGAGCTTGACCAGCTGGCCAGGCAGGTTGCTGAAGAAATTATTCGTTCAGGCGGCAGGCAGCAGGATAACATTGCCGTCATCATGGAAAAGTGTCGCTATCAGGCGGCAGGCGTACTAGGCGTACTTTATATGGGTGGTGTTTATGTTCCGATTGATGCGAAGCAGGCTCAAATACGGAGAAATAAAATCCTTGAGAATGTCAAAAGTGAGATTATTTTGACGACATCTGATTTGAAAACGGCATTTGATGAAAAATTATCGGTGATTGAAGTAGATCAATTGAATCTGTCAGAAACTGACTTCGTTCCAAGACTGACCGGCGCTTCCAAGCCTGCATATATCATTTATACATCAGGCTCTACCGGCGAACCGAAAGGCGTCGTTATCTCTCATGCGGCGGCTCGTAATACCATTGAGGACATCAATGCAAGATACCAGATCGGGCATAATGATGCGGTGTTCGGAATCTCACAGTTGAATTTTGATTTATCGGTATATGATCTTTTTGGGCTATTATCGGCAGGTGGTACAGTGGTTTATCCGGATGCCGCAAGATATATGGATCCAGAGCATTGGAGTGAGCTGATCAAGAAGTATCGTGTCAGCATTTGGAACAGCGTGCCAGCATTGATGCAAATGTTCTTAACATACTTAAAATCATATCAAGAAGAAGACATACCGCTACGGATCGCACTTTTATCCGGTGATTGGATTCCTTTGGAGCTGCCCGAACAGCTTCTTAAAGAAATTCCGGAGCTAAGGCTTGTCTCACTGGGTGGAGCGACGGAAGCATCAATTTGGTCCAATTACCACGAATATCAGGAGGTACAAAAAGATTGGGTCAGCATTCCGTATGGCAGACCTCTTTCAAACCAGAAATACTATATACTTGATGCCGAATTTCAGGATTGTCCGGTATGGAAGGCCGGCGCTCTTTACATAGCGGGCAGCGGTCTTGCGGAATGCTATTTCGGCGACTCTGAATTAACAGATGAAAAATTTGTCCGCCACCCGCATACCGGAGAACGTATCTATTGTACGGGAGATATGGCACGCTATCTGCCTGGCGGAGAGATTGAATTTTTAGGAAGAAAGGACACGCAAATTAAGATACGGGGGAACCGCATTGAATTAGGGGAAATCGAACATGTATTAAGCCACGCACCGTCAGTTCAGTCCGCAGTCGCCTGTGTGAATCAGAATAAAAATGAAATTTTAGCATTGGCAGAAATTCGGCAGGACGGAAATTATGATAAAAAAAAATCTAGCGAAGATTTTTTGATGCTTACAAAGGACATTGAGATATCGGCTATAAAAGAGAATCAAGAACTATACGGTAAAAATTTTGATAAGGCCCTTCAAAGCAGAAATACTGCCGCTGCATATGCAATGTGTCGGGCAATTGAGGAAAGTGGTTATTTCGCTACCGATGCATTGGAGCATATTGATGAAAAGTACCATTGGATCGTACGGCACTGGGCGGCGCATTTACAGAAACAGGGGTATTTTAACCAACAGGCCGACGGGTTGCGAGACGGCTTGGATATCTCCCGAAATGCAGTAGCTAAAAAGTGGAGTGAGGCATACCGGGCCTGGGATACTGCGTTGGGAAGCAAAGATATCATTGACTATATTAAGCTGAATGCAGACAACCTCACGGAGATTTTATCCGGAAAGGCTGATCCCGTGGGATTCCTTTATTCAAATGGAGAGGATCGTTTTGTAGAAGCTCTGTATATTAATAATTCCATGGCAGCGTATTTGAATCGTTGCATTGAAGAAACATTACGAAAAATTGTATCAAAGGCATCTGGACGGAAGCTAAGAGTTCTTGAAATAGGAGCGGGAAGCGGGGCAACAACAGAATATGTCCTTCGAGCTTTGGAAGGAGCGGAATTTGAATACTATTTTACGGATGTTACCAAATACTTTTTTCCGGCGGCAAAAGAAAGATTTATCAATCCTAATATAAAGTTTTGCCTGTTGGACATTGACGATGATATGAAAATGCAAGGGTTTGCATCAAATTACTTTGACATTATTGTAGGTGCTTATGTTATGAATAATGCCAAAGATATCAAAAAAAGCCTTAAACAGATAGAAGAATTAATTGCGCCAAAGGGATATTTCTTGTTTTCTGAGCCGGTTCAGGAGGAGACTTGGCTGCTCGCTTCCCAAGCCTTAATGATGAATCAGCCGCAAGATGATTTGAGGAATAAATCGCTATTTTCGAGCGTTGAAGATTGGATTCGACTTCTAGGAGAAGATTCGCCAGTAAAAGTGGTACCAAAGGATGGTTCAGAACTTCAAAAGCTATCTGTTTCTCTCTTCATCAAGCAATATAAAACAGATCAGTGCATTGTGGATGAGAATGAGTTAAAAAGCTATCTTTCTTTACATTTACCGGAATATATGATGCCATCTCATATTATTTTCACAAACCGGTTTCCGCTGACTTCAAATGGTAAAGTAGATCGAAAGCAAGCGTTGAAATGGGCAGAGGTTTTTACAAATTCACATGAGGCAGATGTGGGTGAGGATGCGTCGATGCAGCTTGAAAATAAGCTTGAAGAGCAGGTGGCACAAATCTGGAAGGGACAGCTCAATATAGATAAGATAGGAAAAAATCAAAATTTTTATGATTTTGGGGCAGATTCGCTAATCATGGCACAAGCTGCAACAAAGATAAGGAATGTATTAAAATTGGATATTCCATTTGATTCGATATTGCGGCAGATGCTTAATTATCCGACAGTCAAGGATACGGCACAATTTATTTCACATGAAAAGAAAAAGGATAAGAGTGAAGTTGACGAAAAAGAAGATTTTAATGACAACCATTCATTTGCTTATATTCAAAATTACGGCAGAGACTCTGGCGAGCAGCGGGCTCGGATATTGATACACGGTGTGTTGGGATCGGTAGATATTTTCCGTCATTTAGGTCCGGCACTTGCAGAGCAAAAGCAGGGAAACGTTTTCGCAATTGGTATTGCGGATATAGAGCAGTACTGCAAGCTGCAAGCGGATGAGGCGGTGGAGTTTTTAGCCGATCAATATACGGAGCTCTTGTGCGATATGAAAGTCAAACATGTTCAGATAATCGGCTACAGCTTCAGCGGTGTGGTTGCAGTTGAGCTGGCTAAGCGCCTTTTAGAAAGGGGCATTGAGGTCGATGACGTGTCAATTGTTGACGGAGGAACTATGCCGATTCAGCTGCAGGAGGAGTTGCTGTATGAATTGTTATTTCTTGACAATATCCATGTAACATTAAAAGACTTGGGATTTGGCAGTCAGGCATTGCTGGAGAAAGCTTTTATGCAGATCGAGCAGAGTAAAAACAAAACCTTGGCATTGGTGGACATGAATCTGTCTGACGGCGACAGAGAACGCATTGAAGAGCTGAGGCTGGCTTCACAGCCGGATCGGTTTGAATTGTATGCGCAGATCAGCAGGGAAAACAGCGGTATGCTTATTGAACCGAAAGTGATGACTACACTTTTTCATACTTTTAAACAGTCTTTTCAAGCATTGCAGTTTGTACCAGAAGCTTATTTTGGGGATATTCATTATTATGCGTCGAAGGATAGGAGGGGAGTATTTCAGCATCTGGATATGCTGCTGGATTATTGGGAAAATGTCTGCCTTGGCGAATTTAGCCGCACAGAAATTGACGGAAACCATTATACTTGTCTTGAAAATAAGGAAAATGCGATTCGTTTAGCGTCGATGCTTAAGGAGGCGTTACTCAATGCATGA
- a CDS encoding condensation domain-containing protein gives MHDGIINIKACTEVFSLCEASGVKLWAEGEKLRYQAPKNALTKNLIEKIKESKNDIIFYLQKLDALCGSAEALPLTPIQSAYYMGRREDYELGNVNAHYYMEAEYGEIDCDRFQSAVNTVIQHQDALRNVILPNGLQLIQERVPEYSVPVHVFQSEQEREESREAWSHHKYPYGVWPMFDIHISSVQSCDWHLHISFDCMILDAWSLLMMLHNLMEVYQGKDVTWPNYSFRQYCLEESSYRENKKEQSLQAEAYWSRRAPEMPPSPQLPYCKNLFEIKSPRFFRLHSYLSKEDTRILYERAKQYRLTPAAVICTAYMKTLSEFSTEQSLSINITLYNRLPLHRDVTRVLGDFTNNALASYEGEGQTFLEEVKLTQAQFWTLVKYKDYHGVDLIKKLSRSQPGKAVMPVVFTGVLQGLKSELNYFPEGMREIYCISQTPQVVLDYQATDFSGRLSVNWDYVTEAFTEKQIQAMYQSHLALLKAIIQTNDWNMSI, from the coding sequence ATGCATGATGGAATAATAAATATAAAAGCCTGCACAGAGGTATTTAGCCTGTGTGAAGCTTCAGGAGTGAAGCTTTGGGCAGAAGGAGAAAAGCTCAGGTATCAAGCACCAAAAAATGCCTTAACAAAAAATTTAATTGAGAAGATTAAGGAAAGCAAAAACGATATTATATTCTACCTTCAAAAGCTGGATGCGCTTTGTGGCAGTGCAGAGGCACTGCCACTTACGCCGATACAGAGTGCCTATTACATGGGACGGAGAGAAGATTATGAATTAGGAAATGTAAATGCACATTATTATATGGAAGCAGAGTATGGGGAAATTGATTGTGATCGGTTTCAGTCAGCAGTGAATACGGTTATCCAGCATCAGGATGCCTTGCGTAATGTGATACTCCCAAACGGCTTGCAGCTGATTCAAGAGAGGGTGCCAGAATATTCCGTACCCGTGCATGTATTTCAATCGGAGCAGGAGCGTGAAGAGAGCAGGGAAGCTTGGTCGCATCATAAATACCCTTATGGAGTATGGCCTATGTTTGATATTCACATTAGCTCCGTGCAGAGCTGTGACTGGCATTTGCATATCAGTTTTGATTGCATGATATTAGATGCATGGAGCTTATTAATGATGCTCCATAACCTGATGGAAGTATACCAGGGCAAAGACGTTACGTGGCCCAATTATAGCTTTCGGCAGTATTGCTTGGAGGAAAGCAGTTACAGAGAAAATAAGAAGGAGCAATCCCTTCAAGCTGAGGCATATTGGAGTAGAAGGGCACCCGAAATGCCTCCCTCCCCGCAGCTGCCTTACTGTAAAAATTTATTTGAAATAAAGAGTCCCCGATTTTTCCGGCTCCATTCCTATTTATCAAAGGAGGACACCAGAATTTTATATGAGCGAGCCAAGCAATATCGTTTGACACCGGCCGCAGTTATTTGCACCGCCTACATGAAGACTCTGTCCGAATTTAGTACGGAGCAAAGTCTGTCGATCAATATCACTCTTTATAATCGACTTCCGCTTCACAGAGATGTCACGCGGGTTTTAGGCGATTTTACAAATAATGCACTTGCAAGCTACGAAGGCGAGGGGCAAACCTTTCTCGAGGAAGTAAAGCTTACGCAGGCACAATTTTGGACATTGGTGAAATATAAGGATTATCACGGTGTGGATTTGATAAAAAAATTGAGTAGAAGCCAGCCGGGAAAAGCAGTTATGCCTGTGGTTTTTACAGGGGTTTTACAGGGGCTGAAGTCCGAATTAAATTATTTTCCGGAGGGGATGAGAGAAATTTACTGCATCAGCCAAACACCGCAGGTTGTTCTCGACTATCAGGCAACCGATTTTTCCGGCCGGCTTTCGGTAAATTGGGACTATGTTACAGAAGCTTTTACGGAAAAACAGATTCAGGCGATGTACCAGTCGCACTTGGCTCTTTTGAAAGCAATCATTCAGACAAATGATTGGAATATGTCGATTTAA